A genome region from Brassica oleracea var. oleracea cultivar TO1000 chromosome C2, BOL, whole genome shotgun sequence includes the following:
- the LOC106324456 gene encoding uncharacterized mitochondrial protein AtMg00810-like yields the protein MTTVRLLLRLVAANNWEMYQMDVNNAFLHGDLEEEVYMKIPPGYRHTHPNKVCRLRKSLYGLKQAPRCWFKKLSDSLLRFGFVQSYDDYSLFSYTRKVIELRVLVYVDDLLICGNHSHMLQKFKEYLGKCFSMKDLGKLKYFLGFEVSRGPEGIFVSQRKYALDIVTDTGNLGCQPAATPLEQNHKLAISTSHVLTDPKKYRRLMGRLIYLVHTRPELSYSVHVLSQFMKKHRQDHWQAALRVVRFIKGSLGQGIMFSSSADLSLTVFCDSDWSSCPLTRRSLSAFVVMLGDSPISWKTKKQKTVSHSSAEAEYRSMAAALREVKWLRKLLKGLDVEQKSTRFFCDSKAAIHIASNVVFHERTKHIENDFNAVRDAVQAGLIKLHHIRTQDQVADILIKALGRAQFRNLLSKLGIHDPHAPT from the coding sequence ATGACTACAGTTCGTTTGCTGCTTCGTCTTGTGGCTGCCAACAACTGGGAAATGTATCAGATGGATGTTAACAACGCTTTTCTTCATGGTGATCTCGAAGAAGAAGTGTACATGAAGATTCCACCTGGTTACCGTCATACTCATCCCAACAAGGTGTGTCGTCTCCGCAAATCCTTGTATGGACTCAAGCAAGCTCCTCGATGTTGGTTCAAGAAGCTTTCTGATTCCCTGTTACGGTTTGGATTTGTTCAGTCTTATGACGATTACTCTCTTTTCTCTTATACACGAAAGGTGATTGAGCTACGTGTTCTTGTTTATGTGGATGATTTACTTATTTGTGGTAACCACAGTCATATGCTCCAGAAGTTCAAAGAGTATCTTGGGAAGTGTTTTTCCATGAAAGACTTGGGGAAGTTAAAATATTTTCTTGGCTTTGAAGTAAGCAGAGGTCCGGAAGGTATTTTTGTGTCCCAACGCAAGTATGCGCTAGACATTGTTACTGATACAGGCAATCTTGGTTGTCAGCCTGCAGCTACTCCACTCGAGCAAAACCACAAGCTTGCCATTAGTACGAGCCATGTCTTAACAGATCCAAAGAAATATCGCAGGCTCATGGGACGTTTGATTTATCTGGTTCACACTCGACCAGAGTTGAGCTACTCAGTTCACGTGTTGTCGCAGTTTATGAAAAAGCATCGCCAGGATCATTGGCAAGCTGCTCTTCGTGTTGTTCGGTTTATTAAAGGTTCACTTGGACAGGGAATTATGTTTAGTTCATCGGCTGACTTATCTCTGACAGTGTTTTGTGACTCTGACTGGTCGTCATGTCCTCTCACCAGGCGGTCTCTTAGTGCGTTTGTGGTTATGCTTGGTGATTCTCCGATCTCGTGGAAGACTAAGAAGCAGAAAACGGTGTCTCATTCTTCCGCTGAGGCCGAATACAGGTCTATGGCAGCTGCGTTGCGTGAAGTCAAGTGGCTTCGGAAGTTGTTAAAGGGGTTGGATGTCGAACAAAAGTCTACTCGCTTCTTCTGTGACAGTAAAGCTGCCATACACATAGCTTCTAATGTTGTCTTTCATGAGCGTACCAAACACATTGAAAATGACTTTAATGCTGTTCGGGATGCGGTTCAAGCTGGTCTGATTAAGCTTCACCACATTCGGACTCAAGATCAAGTTGCTGATATACTCATAAAGGCGTTGGGGCGTGCACAATTTCGTAACTTGTTGTCCAAGTTGGGCATTCATGATCCTCATGCTCCAACGTGA